The following are from one region of the Noviherbaspirillum sedimenti genome:
- a CDS encoding ABC transporter ATP-binding protein, whose translation MERILEVQGLTRRFGGLTAVSNVSFAVEKGEIFGIIGPNGAGKTTLFNVIAGHFQPSAGTVSFLRHDISGHSSDEIARRGIARTFQSVHVFGEHTVAENLRRAGVIRHCHHPFAYFSPQARTREGKADLNEVARFIGLADYLDSPAGSLAYGLQKILGIGMAMMVSPQLLLMDEPAAGLNPSEKRAAGMLIRRLRDELGITILIVEHDMPLVMGICDRILVINRGQQIALGSPDEVKADDSVIEAYLGEDYEFA comes from the coding sequence ATGGAACGCATACTCGAGGTTCAAGGATTGACCCGCCGCTTCGGCGGCTTGACGGCCGTCTCCAATGTTTCCTTCGCCGTAGAAAAGGGCGAGATCTTCGGCATCATCGGGCCGAACGGCGCCGGCAAGACGACGCTCTTCAACGTGATCGCAGGTCATTTTCAGCCCAGCGCCGGAACGGTGAGTTTTCTCCGTCATGACATTTCCGGCCATTCCAGTGACGAGATCGCGCGGCGCGGTATCGCCCGCACCTTTCAGTCCGTCCATGTCTTTGGCGAGCATACGGTCGCCGAGAACCTGCGCCGGGCTGGCGTGATCCGCCATTGCCACCATCCCTTCGCCTATTTCTCGCCTCAGGCCAGAACGCGAGAGGGCAAGGCAGACCTGAATGAGGTGGCGCGGTTTATCGGACTTGCCGATTATCTCGACAGCCCTGCCGGCAGCCTTGCCTACGGCTTGCAAAAGATTCTGGGCATCGGCATGGCCATGATGGTCTCGCCGCAGCTGCTTCTCATGGATGAGCCTGCGGCAGGTCTCAATCCTTCGGAGAAGAGGGCGGCAGGCATGCTCATTCGCAGGCTGCGCGACGAGCTGGGCATCACCATCCTGATCGTGGAGCACGACATGCCCCTCGTCATGGGCATTTGCGATCGCATCCTGGTCATCAACCGGGGTCAGCAGATTGCACTCGGCTCGCCGGACGAAGTGAAGGCGGATGACTCCGTCATTGAAGCCTACCTTGGAGAAGATTATGAGTTTGCTTGA